A stretch of Simkaniaceae bacterium DNA encodes these proteins:
- the tilS gene encoding tRNA lysidine(34) synthetase TilS — MKDPIEFKIQTFFKKFPSGDRPFILGLSGGCDSMLLFHLMVKRKIFFHAVYIDHGWRKESQEEADVLKKLSLEKGIHFESFKIGHFDFSKGNIEDRLRLERLSILGEYAQSMNAPGIVLGHHRDDRIETVIKRLFEGARLTHLSGLQKVSQFKGVTIFRPLLDFEKKDLLNWHNTHKTAFFQDQTNDDVHFLRARMRMELIPFLEHSFKKGIKQPLDEMANRSLELKEYLDRKTDPFMKIKGGGDEIWVLCPDSFPNEALEMGHLLDRMAEKIDVALNRSQRNTLIRLAHSNTSGKKVIVGNSIWAYHKGAFHISKTMTLSMENFERNGA; from the coding sequence ATGAAAGATCCAATTGAGTTCAAAATCCAGACGTTTTTCAAAAAATTCCCATCGGGAGACCGCCCATTTATCCTTGGCTTATCAGGGGGATGTGACTCGATGCTTCTCTTTCATTTAATGGTGAAAAGGAAGATTTTTTTTCATGCTGTTTATATCGATCACGGGTGGAGAAAGGAGAGTCAGGAGGAAGCGGATGTCTTGAAAAAGCTTTCATTAGAGAAGGGGATTCATTTTGAAAGCTTTAAAATTGGCCATTTTGACTTTTCAAAGGGGAATATCGAGGATCGGTTGCGTTTAGAGAGGCTTTCCATTTTAGGGGAATATGCTCAATCGATGAATGCGCCGGGGATTGTTTTAGGGCATCATCGAGATGATCGGATTGAAACTGTGATTAAACGACTATTTGAGGGAGCTCGCCTGACTCATCTCAGCGGACTTCAAAAAGTATCGCAATTTAAAGGAGTGACGATTTTTCGGCCTCTACTCGATTTTGAAAAAAAGGATCTTTTAAATTGGCATAATACTCATAAAACAGCATTTTTTCAGGATCAAACCAATGACGATGTCCACTTTTTAAGGGCAAGAATGCGCATGGAGTTAATCCCCTTTTTAGAACATTCCTTTAAGAAAGGGATTAAACAACCGCTTGATGAAATGGCAAACCGCTCACTTGAGCTAAAAGAATATCTAGATAGAAAGACAGATCCTTTTATGAAGATTAAAGGAGGGGGGGATGAAATTTGGGTGCTGTGTCCCGATTCTTTCCCCAATGAGGCGCTTGAAATGGGACATCTCTTAGATCGCATGGCCGAAAAAATAGATGTCGCCCTTAACCGAAGCCAGCGCAATACGTTGATTCGATTGGCACATTCAAATACGAGTGGGAAAAAAGTGATAGTTGGCAACTCTATTTGGGCCTATCATAAAGGGGCTTTTCATATCTCAAAGACCATGACTCTTTCAATGGAAAATTTTGAGAGAAATGGGGCATAA